The Streptomyces sp. NBC_01268 genome segment CTGGGCGCGGCACTGCCCCTGATCGACTTCTTCATCGTCAACGTCGCCCTGCCGACCATCGACCACGACCTCGCCGCCGGACCGGCGCTCCTGGAACTGGTGGTCGCGGGCTACGGCCTGTCGTACGCGGTGCTGCTCGTGCTCGGCGGGCGGCTCGGCGACCTCTTCGGACGCCGCCGGCTCTTCCTCGCCGGGATGGGCGCCTTCGGCCTGACCTCGCTCGCCTGCGGGCTCGCCCCGGACGCCTGGACCCTGGTCGGCGCGCGGGTGGCACAGGGTGCCGCGGCGGCCCTGATGCTGCCGCAGGTCCTCGCGACCATTCACTCCTCGACGTCGGGCGCCCGGCACGCGAAGGCGCTGAGCCTGTACGGGGCGACCGCGGGCCTCGCGATGGTGGCCGGCCAGATCCTCGGCGGCGTGCTGGTCGCCGCCGACGTCGCCGGCAGCGGCTGGCGGTCGATCTTCCTGGTCAACGTGCCGGTGGCGCTGCTCGGGCTGCTGCTCGCGGCCCGCTCGGTGCCCGAGACCCGCTCGGACCGGCCGGCGCCGGTGGACGTGCCGGGCACGCTCCTGCTGGCGCTGAGCCTGCTGACGCTGCTCGCCCCGCTGACCGAGGGCCGGGCGGCGGGCTGGCCGCTGTGGACCTGGCTGGCACTGGGCGCCTTCCCCTTCGCGGCCGGGGCGTTCTGGTGGGTCGAGCGGCGGGCGGACCACCGGGGCCGGACGCCGCTGGTGCCGCCGAGCCTCCTCGAGCTGGTCTCGCTGCGCCGGGGGCTGGCCGTGGTGCTGCCGCTGTCGGGCGGCTTCAGCGGCTTCATGTTCGTGATCGCGGTGGCGCTCCAGCAGGGGCTCGCGATGGGCGCGGTGGCCTCGGGCCTGGCGCTGGTGCCGATGGCGGTGGCGTTCTTCGCCGCCTCGCTGGCCGGTCCGCGGCTGGTGCGGCGCTGGGGCACCCGGGTCGTGACGGCGGGCGCGGTGTTCCAGGCGGCCGGGATCGCGCTGATCGCCTGGGCCGTGGGGCACGGCTGGTCGGAGCTCTCGGTGGCGGACCTGCTGCCGGGCATGGCGGTCGCGGGTCTCGGCCAGGGGCTGCAGCTGCCGGTGCTGTTCCGGGTGGTGCTCTCGGAGGTGCCGGGCGAGCAGGCGGGCGTGGGCAGCGGGGTCATGGTGACCACCCAGCAGTCGGCGATGGCGCTGGGCGTGGCGACGCTCGGTTCGCTCTTCCTGTCGCTGGCCTCCTCGCCGGCCGCGATGGGCACGGCGCTGACCACGACGCTGCTGGTCCAGCTGGGCGTGGTGGTGCTGACGCTGCTGCTGAGCCTGCGCCTTCCCCGGTCGGTGAAGTGACCCGGCGGGGCGCCGAGGGTGACCCGGAGGAGTGAAAAGTGAAAGTGGGAGTGACAGATATTGAAATCTGTCATCGCTCATGTCATGGTTGATGGCATGACGCACACGACCTCCCTCCCCACCCGCTCCCTCGGCACCACCGGCCCCCGGGTCTCCGCCCTCGGCCTCGGCTGCATGGGCATGTCCGCGCTGTACGGCGAGAGCGACCGCGCCGAGTCGATCGCGACCCTCCACGCCGCCCTCGACGCCGGCGTGACCCTGCTGGACACCGGCGACTTCTACGGCATGGGGCACAACGAGCTGCTGATCAACGAGGCCCTGCGCACCGCGCCTCCGGCCGCCCGCGAGCAGGCCCTCATCAGCGTGAAGTTCGGCGCGCTGCGCACCGTGGAGGGCGGCTTCACCGGGTACGACGGCCGCCCGGCCGCCGTGAAGAACTTCGCGGCGTACTCGCTGCAGCGCCTCGGCACCGACCACATCGACATCTACCGGATCGCCCGCGTCGACCCCGACGTGCCGATCGAGGAGACCGTCGGCGCCATCGCCGAGCTGGTCGAGGCGGGCCACGTCCGGCACATCGGCCTCTCCGAGGTCGGCGCCGACACCCTGCGCCGGGCGGCGGCCGTCGCCCCCATCGCCGACCTCCAGATCGAGTACTCGCTGATATCCCGCGGCATCGAGGAGAAGATCCTGCCCACCGCACGCGAGCTGGGCATCGGCATCACGGCCTACGGCGTCCTCTCCCGCGGCCTGATCAGCGGCCACTTCACCCGGGACCGCGCCCTCGGCGCGGGCGACTTCCGCGGCATGTCCCCCCGCTTCCAGGGCGACAACCTGGCGCGGAACCTGGACCTGGTGGACCGCCTCCGCGAGGTCGCCGAGGCCAAGGGCGTGACGGTCGCCCAGACCGCCATCGCCTGGGTCCTCGCCCAGGGGGCCCGGCACGGCGCGGACATCGTCCCGCTGGTCGGCGCCCGCCGCCGGGACCGGCTCGCCGAGGCGCTCGGCGCCGTGGACGTGACGCTGGACGCGGCCGACCTGGCGGCGATCGAGGAGGCCGTCCCCGCCGGCGCGGCGGCCGGCGCGCGCTACCCGGAGGCCCAGATGGCCCACCTGGACAGCGAGCACTGACCGGTAGTGTCGTTTCCATGGCCGCCACCGAAACCCTGACCGCAGAGCGCATCCTCGAAGCCACCGAGGAGGTGCTGCGCCGGTACGGCCCCGCGAAGGCGACCGTCGTGGACGTGGCCCGGGTGCTCGGCGTCAGCCACGGCAGCGTCTACCGCCACTTCCGCACCAAGGCGGCGCTGCGCGAGGCGGTCACCGAGCGCTGGCTCTCGCGCACCGAGGTCGCCCTCGCCGAGCTGACCGGCGCCCCCGGGCGGCCCGCGCCGGAGAAGCTGCACTCCTGGTTCGCGACCCTCTTCGAGGCCAAGCGTCACAAGGCGGGCGACGACCCGGAGCTGTTCGCGACCTACGGCGTGCTCATCGACGAGAACAGCGGCGTGGTGGACCAGCACGTCGACGTGCTGATCGGCCAGGTCCGCTCGATCGTCGAGGAGGGCGCCCGGGAGGCCGAGTTCACCGCCGCCGACCCGGACGCCACGGCCCGCGCGCTCTTCCACGCCACCGCTCGCTTCCACGACCCGGCCTATGCGCCGGAGTGGCGACGGCCCGCGATCGAGGCGGAGTTCGAGTCGGTCGTCGGCCTCCTGCTGCGCGGCCTGCGGCCCTAGGCGTCGTCCTCACCGCAGACCACAGGACGCGGGAAAGCCCCCGGTTCCGAGAGGAACCGGGGGCTTTCCCGTGCGTACGCCGGACTCAGCAGCCGAGCAGGCGGCTGCCCAGGTAGCTCTGGATCTGGTCGAGGGAGACGCGCTCCTGCTTCATCGTGTCGCGCTCGCGCACCGTCACCGCGTTGTCGTCGAGGGTGTCGAAGTCGACGGTGACGCAGTACGGGGTGCCGATCTCGTCCTGGCGACGGTAGCGACGGCCGATGGCACCGGCGTCGTCGAACTCGATGTTCCAGTTCTGCCGCAGGTCGGCCGCGAGGCCCTTGGCCTTCGGCGAGAGCTGCGGGTTGCGGGACAGCGGCAGGACGGCGACCTTGACCGGGGCCAGGCGGTGGTCGAGGCGCAGCACGGTGCGCTTCTCCATGACGCCCTTGGCGTTGGGCGCCTCGTCCTCGATGTACGCGTCGAGCAGGAAGGCGAGCATGGTGCGGCCGACACCGGCCGCCGGCTCGATGACGTACGGCGTGTAGCGCTCGCCCGTCTCCTGCTCCAGGTACGTGAGGTTGGCGCCGGAGGCCTTGGAGTGGGCGTTCAGGTCGTAGTCGGTGCGGTTGGCGACGCCCTCCAGCTCGCCCCACTCGCTGCCGCCGAAGGAGAAGCGGTACTCGATGTCGGCGGTGCGCTTCGAGTAGTGGGAGAGCTTCTCCGCCGGGTGCTCGAACCAGCGCATGTTCTCCTCACGCAGGCCCAGGCCGGTGTACCAGTTCCAGCGCTGCTCCATCCAGTACTCCTGCCACTGCTCGTCCTCGCCCGGCTTGACGAAGAACTCCATCTCCATCTGCTCGAACTCGCGCGTGCGGAAGATGAAGTTGCCCGGAGTGATCTCGTTCCGGAAGGACTTGCCCATCTGCGCGATGCCGAACGGGGGCTTCTTGCGCGAGGTGGTCTGCACCTGGGCGAAGTTGGTGAAGATGCCCTGGGCGGTCTCGGGCCGCAGGTACGCGACGGAGCCGGTGTCCTGGGTCGGGCCGAGGTGCGTGGAGAGCAGGCCGGAGAACTGCTTGGGCTCCGTGAAGGTGCCCTTGTTGCCACAGTTGGGGCAGTTGAGGTCGGTCAGGCTCTCGGGGAGGCGGCCGTGCTTCTCCTCGTACGCCTCCTCCAGGTGGTCGGCGCGGAAGCGCTTGTGGCAGGAGGTGCACTCGGTCAGCGGGTCCGTGAAGGTGGCGACGTGACCGGACGCCTCCCAGACCTCGGTGGCCAGGATGACCGACGAGTCGATGCCGACGACGTCCTCGCGCGCGGTGACCATGTAGCGCCACCACTGACGCTTGATGTTCTCCTTGAGTTCGACACCCAGCGGTCCGTAGTCCCAGGCGGCACGCTGACCGCCGTAGATCTCGCTGCACGGGTAGACGAAGCCACGGCGCTTGCTCAGGCTGACGATGGTGTCGATCTTGTCGGCGGCCACGGTGCTCTCTTCATTACGACGACGAAGTGCGAATGCCTCAGGTTACCGGCGCCCGCACCCCCCGTATCAAATCGGTTCCGCCCCGGCCCCGGAGTGCTCGGGAACACAGGGGGACGAAGCGTCCGGCAATTGACAACCGTTTCCATCTTTGTTGAAAATGAGTGTCATGAACGTACGCCGACTGATACCCACCACCGCCCTCGCCGGAGCCGTCACCCTCGGCCTCGTCACCCTCTCCGCCTGCTCCGGCACCTCGGACGCGGCCGGCAAGGGCAGCGGCGGCAAGCTGGACGTGGTCGCGTCGTTCTACCCCATGCAGTACCTGGCCGAGCAGATAGGCGGCGGCCACGTCGCCGTCGACACGCTCACCAAGCCCGGCGTCGAGCCGCACGACCTGGAGCTCAAGCCGAAGCAGATCGGCGAGCTCGGCGAGGCCGACGTCATCGTCTACCTCAAGGGCATCCAGCCCGCCGTCGACGAAGCCATCGCCCAGGCCGGCGTCGCGAACACCGTCGACGCGGCCGCCCTCACCGAGCTGGAGGACCACGACACCTCCTCCGGCCACGACCACGCCGCCGAGGAAGCCGGCCACGACCACGCGTCCGAGGCCGGCGCCGACCCGCACATCTGGCTCGACCCCGTGAAGTACGCCGAGGTCGCCAAGGGCGTGGGCGCCGCCTTCGAGAAGGCCGACCCGGACCACGCCGCCGACTACCGGAAGAACACCGACGCCCTGCTGAAGAAGCTGGGCGCGCTGAACACCGAGTTCGCGAACGGCCTGAAGAACACCACCACCCGGACCTTCATCACCACGCACTCCGCCTTCGGCTACCTCGCCGAGCGCTACGGCCTGGAGCAGGAGGGCATCACCGGCATCGACCCCGAGTCCGAGCCGAGCCCCGCCCGCGTCAAGGAACTCCAGGACATCGCGAGGAAGGACAAGGTCTCCACCGTCTTCTTCGAGACCCTGGCCAGCGACAAGACCGCCAAGACCCTCGCGAACGACACCGGTCTCCAGACCGACGTGCTCGACCCGCTGGAGGGAATCACGGACACGTCCAAGGGCGCTGACTACATCCAGGTCATGCAGTCCAACCTCGCCGCGCTGCAGAAGGCCCTCGGCGCGAAGTGAAACCCACCCCGCAGGGAAAGCAGCAGGAGGCACCCGTGAGCGCACCCGGGCACGACGGCCCCGTCATCTCCGTCCGCGGAGCCACCGCGGCCCTCGGCTCGCGCCCCGTCCTGCGCGGCGTCGACCTCACCGTCCAGCGCGGTGAGGTCGTCGCCCTGCTCGGCGCCAACGGCTCCGGCAAGTCGACCGCCGTCCGCTCCGTCATCGGCCAGGTGCCGCTGACCGGCGGCAGCATCGAGCTGTTCGGCACGGAGCAGAAGCGGTTCCGCGACTGGGCGCGCGTCGGCTACGTACCCCAGCGCACCACCGCCGCCAGCGGCGTGCCCGCCACCATCCGCGAGGTCGTCACCTCCGGCCGGCTCTCCCGGCGCCGCTTCGGCCTCACCACCAAGGCCGACCGGGCCGCCGTCGACCGGGCCATCGCCCTCGTCGGCCTGGCCGACCGCGCCAAGGACTCCGTCTCCGCCCTCTCCGGCGGCCAGCACCAGCGCGTGCTCATCGCCCGCGCGCTCGCCTCCGAACCGGAGCTGCTGATCATGGACGAGCCGATGGCCGGCGTCGACCTCGCCAGCCAGGAGATCCTCGCCGCGACCCTGCGCGAACAGGTCGCGGGCGGCACCTCGATCCTGCTCGTCCTGCACGAGCTCGGCCCGCTGGAGCCGCTGATCGACCGGGCGGTCGTCCTCCGCGACGGCTGCGTCGTCCACGACGGCCCGCCCCCGAAGGCCGTCGGACAGCACGCGCTGCCCGGCCACGACCACGTCCACCCGCACGCGGCCGACGAGCCGCTCCGCACCGGTCTGCTGACCTGAGGACCCCGAGGATCTAGGAAAGCTGCCCCATGGAATTCCTCCAGCTCGCCTTCATGCAGCGGGCGCTCATCGCCGCCGTCCTCGTCGGCATCACCGCGCCCGCCGTCGGCATCTACCTCGTCCAGCGGCGCCAGGCCCTGATGGGCGACGGCATCGGCCACGTCGCCATGACCGGTGTCGGCCTCGGCTTCCTGCTGAACACCAGCCCCGTGTGGATGGCCACCGCGGTCGCCGTCATCGGCGCCGTCGCGATGGAGCTGATCCGCGCGTACGGCAAGACCCGCGGCGACCTCGCCCTCGCGCTGCTCTTCTACGGCGGCATGGCCGGCGGCGTGCTGCTCATCAACCTCTCGCCGACCGGCTCCAACGCCAACCTGAACTCGTTCCTGTTCGGCTCCCTGTCGACGGTCTCCACCGAGGACGTCACGGCCATCGGCATCCTGGCCGCGTTCGTCGTCCTCGTCACCGTCGGCCTGCGCCGCCAGCTCTTCGCGGTCAGCCAGGACGAGGAGTTCGCCCGCGTCACCGGCCTGCCCGTCCGGTTCCTCAACCTGCTCATCGCGGTCACCGCCGCCGTGACCGTCACGGTCGCCATGCGGGTCGTCGGCCTGCTCCTGGTCAGCGCGCTGATGGTGGTCCCGGTGGCCGCCGCCCAGCAGCTGTCCCGGTCCTTCCGTACGACCTTCGTGCTCGCCGTCGTCATCGGCACCGGCGTCACCCTCGCCGGCACGGTGACCTCCTACTACCAGGACGTGCCGCCCGGCGCGACGATCGTGCTCCTCGCCATCGGGGTCTTCATCGCCCTCACGGCCCTCGCCACCCCGCTCGCCCGGCGGCGCGCCCGCGCCGCCGAGAGCGCCGCGCGGGAATGCGACGCCGAGCTCCCGGGCGCCCGGCGCCCCGCCGACGACGTGAACGTCTGACCGCGGTCCGGGCCCAGGGGGGCGGGGGGCTGGCAGAATGGCGGGGGCAGACAAGATTCAAGGAGGCCCCCGTGGTGACGGCAGGACCCCCCGTACGAGGCCGCTCGACCAAGCAGCGGGCCGCCGTGTCGGCGGCGCTGAACGAGGTCGACGAGTTCCGCTCCGCCCAGGAGCTGCACGACATGCTGAAGCACCGCGGCGACTCCGTCGGCCTCACCACCGTCTACCGCACGCTCCAGTCCCTCGCGGACGCGGGCGAGGTGGACGCGCTGCGCACCAGCGACGGCGAGACGGTCTACCGGCGCTGTTCGACCGGCGACCACCACCACCACCTCGTCTGCCGCGTCTGCGGCAAGGCCGTCGAGGTGGAGGGCCCGGCCGTGGAGCAGTGGGCGGAGACGATCGCGTCCGAGCACGGCTTCGTGAACGTGGCGCACACGGTGGAGATCTTCGGCACCTGCGCGGAGTGCGCGACGAAGTGACCTGACATACGAGGGGCCCGCACCGGACGACTTCGGTGCGGGCCCCTCGCGTACGCGCGTCCCGCGCGCTCAGCCCTTGTCGAGCACGGCGAGGTCCGCCGGGTCCACACCGCCGAAGCGCCGGTCGCGCTGGGCGAACTCGACGCAGGCCCGCCACAGGTCCCGGCGGTCGAAGTCGGGCCACAGCACGTCCTGGAAGACCATCTCGGCGTACGCGCTCTGCCAGATCAGGTAGTTGGAGGTGCGCTGCTCGCCACTGGGGCGGAGGAAGAGGTCGACGTCCGGCATGTCCGGGTAGTACAGGTACTTCTGGATCGTCTTCTCGGTGATCTTCGCGGGGTCGAGCCGGCCCGCCTTGACGTCCTCCGCGAGCGCCTGCGCCGCGTCCGTCAGCTCCGCACGGCCGCCGTAGTTCATGCAGAAGTACAGCGTGAGCTTCGTGTTGTCCTTGGTCTGCTCCTGGGCGATCTGGAGCTCCTTGGCGACCGACTTCCACAGCTTGGGCATGCGGCCCACCCAGCGCACCCGCACGCCGAGGGAGTCGAGCTGGTCGCGGGACTTGCGGATGAAGTCACGGTTGAAGTTCATCAGGAAGCGCACCTCTTCGGGCGACCGCTTCCAGTTCTCGGTGGAGAAGGCGTAGAGGGAGATCGAGCCCACGCCCATCTCGATCGCGCCCTGGAGCACGTCGAGCACCTGCTCGGCGCCGACCTTGTGCCCCTCGGTGCGCGGCAGACCGCGCTCCTTGGCCCAGCGGCCGTTGCCGTCCATGACGATCGCGACGTGCTCGGGCACGAGCTCCGACTGGAGCTTCGGCGGGCGGGCGCCGGACGGGTGCGGCTCGGGGGCGCTGTACTCCCGGCGCTGGCGCCCGAGAAGTCGTGCGATGGCCATGGCGATGGATCTCCTAGCTCTTCTCTACGTACCGCAGCGAGCGCAGCCCGCGCTCCAGGTGCCAGTGCAGATAGGCGGACACGAGGCCGCTGCCCTCCCTGACGTGACGCGGTTCGCACGCGTCCGCCGTCTCCCAGTCGCCGGTGAGCAGCGCGCTGAGCAGGCCTACGGCCTCCGCAGAGGGTACGACGCTTCCGGGCACCCGGCAGTCGCCGCATATGACCCCGCCCGCACCGACCGAAAAGAACCGATTGGGCCCGGGAAGTCCGCATTTGGCGCAATCGTCGAAGCTGGGCGCGTACCCGTTCACGGCGAGCGAGCGCAGCAGGAAGGCGTCGAGGATCAGATGCGGCGCGTGCTCACCCCGCGCCAGCGTCCGCAGCCCGCCCACGAGCAGCAGGTACTGCTGCACGGCCGGCTCGCCCTCGTGATCGGTGAACCGTTCCGCCGTCTCCAGCATGGCGGTCCCCGCCGTGTACCGGGCGTAGTCGGTGACGATCCCGCTCCCGTACGCGGCGATCGTCTCGCTCTGCGTGCACAGCGGCAGCCCGCGCCCCACGAGCTCACTCCCCCGGGCGAAGAACTGCACGTCCACGTGCGAGAACGGTTCGAGCCGCGCCCCGAACTTCGACTTGGTCCGCCGCACCCCCCGCGCGACGGCGCGTACGCGCCCGTGACCGCGCGTGAGCAACGTGATGATGCGGTCCGCTTCACCCAGCTTCTGGGTGCGCAGCACGATGCCGTCGTCGCGGAACAGACTCATGGAGCCATTCTCCCGTACGGGGAGAGCGCCCCGGGCCGCCTCGGGCCACTCCCCCCGCTCCGGCGATCCGACCGGCCGATCCCGCCGGCGGGCGAATACGCCGAGGAGACGATTCGGGCGAGCGCCTCAAAGCGACGGAGTTCACCGGCTCCCCTCCCCCAACGGCATATACAGAGGGCGGGTATTCGGACCCCTCCTCGACGATCCGGCCGTGGTGCGGCGGACACGGGCGACCTACGATCTGGTCAAGGGCCGCCGCGCTGTCGCCGGAGGCGTCCCCGGCCCTGCTCGAACCGGCGGCGGAGGACCGAAGACGATGCACGCGTACGACCCGACCGCCGACCTCCCCGCCACCGCCCGGGCGGCGTTCGCCGCAGGCGCCGAGGGATGACGGGGATGCGGCCCTCGACACCGGTCCTGCGCGGCAGCGGCGGCGCCGTGCTCCGTCAGGACGACGCCGGTGACGCGCTCACGCTGAGCCGCGGGGACGAGGAGACGCGCATCCCCCTGCGGGCGATCCGGCGCGTGTCGCCGGGCGGTCGGGCGGTCACGGTCGCCCTCCGGGTGCCGGAGGGCGGGGAGCCCGTCGTCCACGTGGTGCAGGGCGTGAACGACACGTCGGCCTACGTGTTCGCGTCGACGGTGGGCGCGGCGCTGGACAGGCTGCCGGAGCCGCCCGCGCAGTTCGACGGCGCCGCGCTCGTGACGACCCGCTCGCTCGCCACTCCCCGCGCGCCCGAGACGGCGAGCGCCGGAGCCTGGGCGCGGGGTCGCGCGTGGGTCCTGCTGGCTCTCGGTCCGGGCCTGGCGGCGCTGATCGGCGTGAGCGTCATGGTCGTGGTCCGGGGGGAGCCGGCGGCGCTGGTCCTCTCGGTCCTGGTCGGGATCGTGACGGTCGTCCTCAACCTCTGCGGCGCCGCCTCGATGGAGCGGGCCTTCCAGATGTGGGCCCTCCCGTGGCGGGGCGTCACGGTGATGGCAGTGCGGACGAGCCCGTACGGCAAGTCGGGGATCTACGCGTACACGGGCCCGAACGGCGAGTCCCACACGTACTCCCGGCAGGCGTACGCGCGCAGCGTCGAGATCAGCTACCACCCGGACGACCCCGGCGTGGCGGTCGGCGTCTACCCCGTCGTGGTGCGGGTGCTGGTGGCGCTGGGCTCCCTGGCCCTCTGGGCGGCGACGATCGGCATGATCTCCCTGATGGTCGTCATGGGCGCCGGCGTCTGACCGACCGGCTACCCGGCCTCCTTCGTCCGGGTGACGACCGCGCCGAAGAGGGCGAGGCCCTTGATGACGACGCGGGGGGTGCCGGGCTTGCCGGTGCGGCGGGCGGCGCGCTTGTCGAAGACGCCGAAGAGACCGAAGCCGCGGACGTCGACCTCGATGTCCGCGGGGACGAAGATCTTGGTGCCGCCCCAGAGGGCGACGGCGCGGATCTGCGTGTCGTGGCTGCTGAAGCGCGCCTCGGTGAGGTCGACCTGGCCGCCGCCCCACATGGACCAGAACGTCATGCGCGGGGGCACGACCCACCGGCCCTTGCGGTGGAAGCCGCCGAAGATCCCGGCGACGAAGCTGCCCGAGGTCGGGGCGTGGTCGACGACGAGCGCGTCCCGGGGGCCGGGCACGGGGAGGTCGCGGCAGGCCGCTTCGAGTTGGCCGCGGGTGCGCGAGGCGTGCACGTCGTCGAGGCGGAGGGCGAGCTCTTCGAGCGGCAGCCGGCCGCTCTCGACGGCGGACCGCAGCCGCTCCTCGGCGGCGTACCGCTCCTGGTCGGAGGCGAGGATGTCGAGCTCGTGCTGCGTCATGGCGTCAACCCTTGGAGGTAGGCGGCGAGCGCGGAGGAGAGGGCCGTGCGGTACGTGTCGTCGCGCCCCGGGTCGTCGGGGTCGTGACCGAGGTCGGTGAGCCAGTAGCGGCGGCCGAGGGCGTAGCCGTACGCGCCGGACAGGGCGAGGAGGACGACCATCTCGATCCGCTCCCGGTCCGGGCCGTCGGGCCCGGGGAGCACGCCGCGGACGCCGTCCTCGATGGCGTCGACGAGCCGGGAGAGGTCGGTCGGGGCGTCGGGGGCGTCGCCGGCCTCCCGGCCGTGGAGCTGCGACCAGGCCCAGAGCCGGACGTACCGCTCGTCGCCGAGGATCTCGAAGAGGACGCGGGTCATGCCGTCGGCGTACGGCACGCGCCCGTCGGCCTGGAGCCGCTGCCGCACGAGGTCGCGCTTGCGTTCGTTCTCGCGCTGGAGGACGGCGCGGACGAGGGCGGCGTAGGTGCCGAAGTAGTGGGTGACGAGCCCGTGCGTGACACCGACCGCCTCGGCGACCCGCCGCAGGCCGACGCCGTCGGGCCCGTGCCGGGCGATGAGGTCGGTGGCGGCATCGAGAATCTCGGCCCGCGCCTCTTCAGGACTCCGCCGCCGCCGCTTGGTCGCCATTCACCCTCACGCTCCTCCCGCGCCCGCGCCCCCGCGCCCGCTATCGGCAAGGTGGACAATAACGCGCCGGGGCTCTTGTTATCCACCCCGCCAACAGCGCGCCGAGGGATCAACTCGCCATTCAGGGTCACTGGTTGGGCCGCCCGGCTCCAGGAAGGGTCTTCGCGGCGGGAGTTGCGGGTGGGCTTCTGGTGCGGCCAAGCTTGTGGTTGCCGAACAGTGCGCGCGTGCTCACCGTGCTGCGGGTTGCCGCGCCGGGGTGCGGAAGTCCACGTGCCTTTTGGGGCGTTAGGCCGTTAGGGGTGTCGCGGACGCATTCGGCGTCCCGGCCGGAAGGATGGCCCATGTCCCCGAAGCGCGTTACCCGTCGCCTGCTGGTGCTGTCGGCCACGGCGGCTTCCTGCACGGGCGCCTTGAGCGTTCCGGCCGTGGCGAGCACCAACGTTCTGGCGGTCGGAAACGCCGCCTACGACACCACGATGATCAACCAGGACCACGACATCACGGCGGTTGGTGAGACCGCTCACGGCAGCGGGCTGGGGAACGGCCTTGTCCAGCTGCCGGTGGACCACCCCGACAACCGCGGTGGTGGTGGCAGCCTGCTCTTCTCCGATCGTGGGCTGAAGACCGAGGTCACCGCGGTGGTCTGGGAACGATGAGCGGCTGGCGGTTGAGGTGGACCCTGGCCAGGATCTGGACGCCGGCCCTGGTCAGGAGGCGTCTTCGGCAGGGTGCCTCCGCGGCCGGGCTGGCGTCGGGGGCCGTGTCGGGGGCGGTGCGCGGCAGCGATCCGGTCAACGGATACCAGGTGCTGGAGCAGGTGGTGCGCCTGCCGGTCAGCACGTGGCGGTATCACTGGGACCCTCCGCACGTCCGCCACCTGGGCCCCATGGCGCAGGACTGGTGGAAGGCGTTCGGGGTGGGTGAGAACGACAGGACGATCTGCTGCACCGACGCCAACGGGGTGGCCGTCGTCGCGATTCAGGCCCTGCACCGGGAACTGGCCGAGCTACGAGACGAAGTCGCGGCCCTGCGAGCCCAGAGCGACCCGGCGCACGACCCCGGTGGGCCCGGAGCGGCCGGCTCAGGATGAAGGGCCAGGACACCCCAAAGCCGATGTCACCCAGCTTTCGGAGGGTGGTGCGTCCTGGGGCGTCTCGTTCACCAGCCAGGAACCGTTCCACTCCACGTTCCACACCTGGCCGTAGGAGTTCTCGAACTCCACGAAACTCCCCGGAGCGCCTTCGAGGAGCCCGAGCTCCCTCAGCAGCACGTCGGGCGTGGTGAACCCGCGGTTCGGACCCACGCTGCCGCCCTTTGTCCTGGTGTTCTCGTATCGCATCCGCAGGTACGGAACCGGGGGCCTGGAGAGGATCGTCGGCCGCAGCATCCGCTTGCACCGCAGCACCGCCTCCTCCAGGCTCTCGTCTCCGCGGAACTCGCACCGGTACGCCGGGAAGACCGCCGAGACGACCTCGTTCAGGGCCTCGTTCCGCCCGTGGTGGTAGCCGTGCACGGGCGGGGAAGCCGCTGCCACGGCGTC includes the following:
- a CDS encoding MFS transporter; its protein translation is MTTTSTPARTAAVVDHARPVLGTLGLFTVLLGAALPLIDFFIVNVALPTIDHDLAAGPALLELVVAGYGLSYAVLLVLGGRLGDLFGRRRLFLAGMGAFGLTSLACGLAPDAWTLVGARVAQGAAAALMLPQVLATIHSSTSGARHAKALSLYGATAGLAMVAGQILGGVLVAADVAGSGWRSIFLVNVPVALLGLLLAARSVPETRSDRPAPVDVPGTLLLALSLLTLLAPLTEGRAAGWPLWTWLALGAFPFAAGAFWWVERRADHRGRTPLVPPSLLELVSLRRGLAVVLPLSGGFSGFMFVIAVALQQGLAMGAVASGLALVPMAVAFFAASLAGPRLVRRWGTRVVTAGAVFQAAGIALIAWAVGHGWSELSVADLLPGMAVAGLGQGLQLPVLFRVVLSEVPGEQAGVGSGVMVTTQQSAMALGVATLGSLFLSLASSPAAMGTALTTTLLVQLGVVVLTLLLSLRLPRSVK
- a CDS encoding aldo/keto reductase: MTHTTSLPTRSLGTTGPRVSALGLGCMGMSALYGESDRAESIATLHAALDAGVTLLDTGDFYGMGHNELLINEALRTAPPAAREQALISVKFGALRTVEGGFTGYDGRPAAVKNFAAYSLQRLGTDHIDIYRIARVDPDVPIEETVGAIAELVEAGHVRHIGLSEVGADTLRRAAAVAPIADLQIEYSLISRGIEEKILPTARELGIGITAYGVLSRGLISGHFTRDRALGAGDFRGMSPRFQGDNLARNLDLVDRLREVAEAKGVTVAQTAIAWVLAQGARHGADIVPLVGARRRDRLAEALGAVDVTLDAADLAAIEEAVPAGAAAGARYPEAQMAHLDSEH
- a CDS encoding TetR family transcriptional regulator; this encodes MAATETLTAERILEATEEVLRRYGPAKATVVDVARVLGVSHGSVYRHFRTKAALREAVTERWLSRTEVALAELTGAPGRPAPEKLHSWFATLFEAKRHKAGDDPELFATYGVLIDENSGVVDQHVDVLIGQVRSIVEEGAREAEFTAADPDATARALFHATARFHDPAYAPEWRRPAIEAEFESVVGLLLRGLRP
- a CDS encoding glycine--tRNA ligase; amino-acid sequence: MAADKIDTIVSLSKRRGFVYPCSEIYGGQRAAWDYGPLGVELKENIKRQWWRYMVTAREDVVGIDSSVILATEVWEASGHVATFTDPLTECTSCHKRFRADHLEEAYEEKHGRLPESLTDLNCPNCGNKGTFTEPKQFSGLLSTHLGPTQDTGSVAYLRPETAQGIFTNFAQVQTTSRKKPPFGIAQMGKSFRNEITPGNFIFRTREFEQMEMEFFVKPGEDEQWQEYWMEQRWNWYTGLGLREENMRWFEHPAEKLSHYSKRTADIEYRFSFGGSEWGELEGVANRTDYDLNAHSKASGANLTYLEQETGERYTPYVIEPAAGVGRTMLAFLLDAYIEDEAPNAKGVMEKRTVLRLDHRLAPVKVAVLPLSRNPQLSPKAKGLAADLRQNWNIEFDDAGAIGRRYRRQDEIGTPYCVTVDFDTLDDNAVTVRERDTMKQERVSLDQIQSYLGSRLLGC
- a CDS encoding metal ABC transporter substrate-binding protein, with translation MNVRRLIPTTALAGAVTLGLVTLSACSGTSDAAGKGSGGKLDVVASFYPMQYLAEQIGGGHVAVDTLTKPGVEPHDLELKPKQIGELGEADVIVYLKGIQPAVDEAIAQAGVANTVDAAALTELEDHDTSSGHDHAAEEAGHDHASEAGADPHIWLDPVKYAEVAKGVGAAFEKADPDHAADYRKNTDALLKKLGALNTEFANGLKNTTTRTFITTHSAFGYLAERYGLEQEGITGIDPESEPSPARVKELQDIARKDKVSTVFFETLASDKTAKTLANDTGLQTDVLDPLEGITDTSKGADYIQVMQSNLAALQKALGAK
- a CDS encoding metal ABC transporter ATP-binding protein gives rise to the protein MSAPGHDGPVISVRGATAALGSRPVLRGVDLTVQRGEVVALLGANGSGKSTAVRSVIGQVPLTGGSIELFGTEQKRFRDWARVGYVPQRTTAASGVPATIREVVTSGRLSRRRFGLTTKADRAAVDRAIALVGLADRAKDSVSALSGGQHQRVLIARALASEPELLIMDEPMAGVDLASQEILAATLREQVAGGTSILLVLHELGPLEPLIDRAVVLRDGCVVHDGPPPKAVGQHALPGHDHVHPHAADEPLRTGLLT